Proteins encoded in a region of the Candidatus Paracaedibacteraceae bacterium genome:
- a CDS encoding YggT family protein, translating into MDVIILPILYIINVVLNLYWWAVVIYVIISWLEAFDVINRYSPAVYNINSFLFRVVEPVLNPIRRALPSMGGIDLSPLALILGISFFQMMIGRLMLKFV; encoded by the coding sequence ATGGACGTTATTATTTTACCCATTCTTTACATCATCAATGTTGTTCTCAATCTTTATTGGTGGGCTGTTGTCATCTATGTGATCATTAGTTGGCTTGAAGCATTTGACGTTATCAACCGGTATAGCCCGGCTGTCTATAATATCAACTCGTTTCTGTTTCGCGTCGTTGAGCCGGTCTTAAACCCAATTCGTCGCGCCCTTCCTTCCATGGGAGGTATTGACTTATCCCCGCTAGCTTTAATCTTAGGAATCTCATTTTTCCAAATGATGATTGGTCGCTTAATGTTAAAATTCGTGTAG
- the dxs gene encoding 1-deoxy-D-xylulose-5-phosphate synthase, whose product MNTTPLLDRVQIPRDMKSLDRTQLKELASDVRHETVSVVSKTGGHLGASLGVVELTVALHYVFDTPKDKIIWDVGHQAYPHKILTGRRADMPMLRQKDGPSGFTKRSESEYDPFGAAHAGTSISAALGFAIARDLNQGNNNVIAVIGDGSMSSGMAYEALNNAGAMKSRLIVILNDNDMSIAPPVGAMSNYFSKLISSRPYQSFRSIAKEAASYLPKPLETAARRVEEYARGMVTGGTWFEEMGFFYVGPIDGHDLDQLIPVLENIRDRKENGPVLIHVVTKKGHGYAPAESADDKYHGVVKFDVDTGKQHKTAASTPSYTKVFADALIETARQDDKVVAITAAMPSGTGLDLFAKEFPDRCFDVGIAEQHAVTFAAGLACDGLKPFAAIYSTFLQRGYDQVVHDVMLQKLPVRFAMDRAGFVGADGATHAGCYDLAFLGCLPHMVIMAPSDELELKHAVATSHAIDDAPSAFRYPRGNGLGLDLTQPAEILQIGKGRIIREGSKVAILSLGCRLEDSLKAAVHLKELGITATVADARFAKPVDEELVCQLAKNHEVLLTIEAGSIGGFAAQVTDILAKNWLFDKGLKFRPMYMPDQLLDHDAPASQYKDAGLSFEAIVSTILIALDREKLMLVS is encoded by the coding sequence GTGAACACCACACCGTTACTTGATCGCGTACAAATTCCCCGTGATATGAAATCATTGGATCGCACTCAGTTGAAAGAACTTGCATCCGACGTGCGCCATGAGACGGTCTCTGTTGTCTCAAAAACAGGGGGCCATTTGGGCGCAAGCCTTGGTGTGGTTGAGCTGACGGTTGCGCTTCATTATGTATTCGACACGCCAAAAGATAAAATTATTTGGGATGTAGGCCACCAAGCCTACCCGCATAAAATTCTGACAGGTCGCCGAGCAGACATGCCAATGTTACGTCAAAAAGACGGCCCTTCTGGCTTTACAAAACGCTCAGAGAGCGAATACGATCCCTTTGGGGCAGCTCACGCTGGGACATCCATATCAGCAGCCCTCGGCTTTGCAATAGCACGCGACTTAAACCAAGGTAACAATAACGTTATTGCCGTCATTGGTGATGGGTCCATGAGCTCTGGCATGGCCTATGAAGCGCTTAACAATGCAGGCGCTATGAAAAGCCGCCTGATTGTGATCTTAAACGATAATGATATGTCAATTGCACCACCCGTTGGTGCCATGAGCAATTACTTTTCAAAACTGATCTCATCCCGTCCCTATCAGTCCTTCAGGTCAATAGCAAAGGAAGCTGCTAGTTATCTACCGAAACCACTAGAGACCGCAGCCCGTCGCGTTGAAGAATATGCGCGTGGCATGGTTACTGGCGGCACGTGGTTTGAAGAAATGGGCTTTTTTTATGTCGGTCCAATTGACGGCCATGACCTCGACCAACTTATTCCCGTTCTGGAAAATATCCGTGATCGTAAGGAAAATGGTCCTGTCTTAATTCATGTTGTCACAAAGAAGGGGCACGGGTATGCGCCGGCTGAATCTGCAGATGATAAGTATCACGGCGTTGTCAAATTTGATGTTGATACAGGAAAACAACACAAAACAGCAGCGTCGACACCAAGTTATACAAAAGTCTTTGCAGACGCGTTAATTGAAACAGCCCGTCAAGATGATAAGGTGGTGGCTATCACTGCAGCCATGCCATCAGGTACAGGCCTTGACCTGTTCGCTAAAGAATTCCCTGACCGTTGTTTTGATGTTGGCATCGCCGAGCAACACGCAGTCACCTTTGCAGCAGGCCTTGCATGTGATGGGTTAAAACCTTTTGCCGCCATTTATTCCACATTCCTGCAACGTGGGTATGATCAGGTTGTCCATGATGTCATGTTACAAAAATTGCCTGTTCGTTTTGCCATGGATCGCGCTGGTTTTGTTGGTGCCGATGGGGCAACCCATGCGGGCTGTTATGATCTGGCCTTTTTAGGATGTCTGCCTCACATGGTCATTATGGCACCAAGCGACGAACTTGAACTCAAGCATGCAGTTGCAACCAGCCATGCGATTGATGATGCCCCTTCTGCCTTCCGTTATCCACGGGGTAATGGACTGGGATTAGATCTGACTCAGCCTGCTGAAATCTTACAAATTGGCAAAGGACGTATTATTCGCGAAGGATCTAAAGTTGCAATTCTATCTTTAGGATGCCGTCTTGAGGATAGCTTGAAGGCCGCCGTTCATCTTAAGGAACTCGGCATCACAGCCACTGTTGCTGATGCTCGTTTTGCCAAACCTGTTGATGAAGAGTTAGTCTGTCAGCTAGCAAAAAATCACGAAGTCTTATTAACGATTGAGGCTGGATCCATTGGTGGTTTTGCAGCGCAAGTAACCGACATTTTGGCGAAAAACTGGCTTTTTGATAAGGGATTAAAGTTCCGACCGATGTATATGCCAGATCAACTACTTGACCACGATGCGCCAGCAAGTCAATATAAGGATGCAGGATTATCATTTGAAGCTATCGTTTCAACTATACTGATAGCATTGGATCGCGAAAAACTGATGCTTGTAAGTTAA
- a CDS encoding valine--tRNA ligase, whose amino-acid sequence MIDKTFNPQDVEPKLYETWEKSGRFSCNPTSDKPTYTIMMPPPNVTGSLHVGHALTYTLQDVLIRFKRMCGYDVLWQPGTDHAGIATQMVVERNLEKEGITRHDLGRDDFIKKIWEWKEYSGGEIVRQQRRLGISPDWARQRFTMDEDLCEAVRKVFVQLYKDGLIYRDKRLVNWDPKFQTAVSDLEVIPQDTKGNMYHVRYPIVGSSETITIATTRPETMLGDTAVAVHPEDERYTDLIGKMIKLPLTGREIPIVADEYCDPEKGTGAVKITPAHDFNDFEVGRRHNLPLINIMDTRAHLNDSVPEKYRGLSVATARKAIIADLEELEILEKIEPVMHAVPFGERSGVEIQPMLTDQWFLDAHKLAQPALEAVRSGKTQFVPEFWNATYFDWLENIQPWCISRQIWWGHQVPAWFAEDGTIFVAETEAEAYAEARSKLGADVKLTRDTDVLDTWFSSALWPFSTLGWPQDETLLKRYYPTDVLDTGFDIIFFWVARMMMMGLYFIGDVPFKTVYIHALVRDEKGAKMSKSKGNVIDPLTLIDKFGTDALRFTLSSLAVPGRDLKLGESRVEGGRNFMTKIWNAARFMEMNNCTRQADFVPTTTKLIVNSWIISEVAELASRVYKSIETYRFDDAANDLYRFLWGTFCDFYLEFLKPIFANVDDADALAEARTTASWVLGEFLRIANPIMPFITEKLWEDFGDGKMLLESEWPTYGRAQTDSQYVDREAVEEMQWLVNLVTELRSRRSEFNVPPSAPTPLSFFEVTQKVEDRIRRHEVILKKLGKISELTITSATPTLQKGEVQFIVGETTIVLPLAGSIDIEAEMARLAKEIEAQAKEISTLETRLGNADFISKAKSEIIDEFKERLATAQQTKLKVEQALSRLA is encoded by the coding sequence ATGATTGACAAGACCTTTAATCCACAAGACGTTGAACCAAAACTCTATGAAACATGGGAAAAATCCGGCCGATTTTCTTGCAACCCAACTTCTGATAAACCAACATATACAATCATGATGCCGCCACCGAATGTGACGGGCAGCCTTCACGTGGGCCATGCCTTAACCTATACACTTCAAGATGTCTTGATTCGGTTTAAACGCATGTGTGGTTATGATGTTTTGTGGCAACCTGGTACAGACCATGCAGGTATTGCAACTCAAATGGTTGTGGAACGCAATCTCGAAAAAGAAGGAATCACACGCCATGATTTGGGCCGTGACGACTTTATTAAAAAGATTTGGGAATGGAAAGAATATTCAGGTGGTGAGATCGTTCGTCAACAACGCCGATTAGGGATCTCTCCGGATTGGGCGCGTCAACGCTTTACCATGGATGAAGATTTATGCGAAGCTGTTCGCAAAGTTTTCGTTCAACTTTATAAAGATGGACTGATTTACCGCGACAAACGATTGGTCAACTGGGACCCGAAATTCCAGACAGCAGTTTCTGACCTTGAGGTTATCCCCCAAGATACCAAAGGGAATATGTACCATGTTCGCTATCCGATCGTTGGATCTTCTGAAACAATCACGATCGCGACAACACGTCCTGAGACAATGCTGGGCGATACAGCTGTGGCCGTTCACCCAGAGGATGAGCGCTATACAGACCTCATTGGCAAAATGATTAAACTGCCTCTAACCGGGCGAGAAATTCCAATCGTTGCCGATGAGTATTGCGACCCAGAAAAAGGAACAGGTGCCGTTAAAATTACCCCTGCTCACGATTTCAATGACTTTGAAGTTGGCCGTCGCCATAATTTGCCGTTGATCAATATTATGGATACCCGCGCACACTTGAACGATAGCGTGCCAGAGAAATATCGCGGTCTTAGTGTTGCCACAGCTCGCAAAGCGATTATTGCGGATCTTGAAGAACTCGAAATCCTTGAGAAAATTGAACCGGTCATGCACGCTGTTCCTTTTGGCGAAAGATCGGGCGTAGAAATTCAACCGATGTTGACCGATCAATGGTTCTTGGATGCCCATAAGCTTGCACAACCTGCCCTAGAAGCCGTGCGTTCCGGTAAAACTCAATTTGTTCCAGAATTCTGGAATGCGACATACTTTGACTGGCTCGAGAATATCCAACCGTGGTGTATTTCTCGCCAGATTTGGTGGGGCCATCAAGTGCCGGCGTGGTTTGCCGAGGATGGGACAATCTTTGTAGCGGAAACCGAAGCAGAAGCCTATGCCGAAGCCAGATCCAAACTTGGCGCAGATGTTAAGTTGACCCGTGATACAGACGTTCTAGACACCTGGTTTTCCTCAGCCCTATGGCCATTCTCAACACTCGGCTGGCCGCAAGATGAAACGCTCCTCAAGCGCTATTATCCAACCGACGTTTTGGATACGGGCTTTGACATCATCTTTTTCTGGGTTGCTCGGATGATGATGATGGGGCTCTATTTTATCGGCGACGTTCCCTTTAAAACAGTCTATATCCATGCTCTTGTTCGCGATGAAAAAGGGGCAAAAATGTCAAAGTCTAAGGGCAACGTTATTGATCCCCTGACTTTGATCGACAAGTTTGGAACCGACGCCTTGCGCTTTACCCTATCCAGCTTAGCTGTTCCGGGTCGTGACCTAAAACTTGGTGAATCCCGTGTCGAAGGTGGCCGTAACTTTATGACAAAAATCTGGAATGCCGCTCGGTTCATGGAAATGAACAATTGTACGCGCCAAGCTGACTTTGTCCCGACAACGACAAAACTTATAGTCAATAGTTGGATCATTAGCGAAGTTGCTGAACTGGCAAGCCGCGTCTATAAATCTATCGAAACCTATCGCTTTGATGATGCAGCCAATGATTTATATCGTTTCCTTTGGGGAACATTCTGTGACTTTTACCTTGAATTCCTCAAGCCAATCTTTGCGAATGTGGATGATGCGGATGCCCTAGCCGAAGCGCGTACAACAGCAAGCTGGGTTTTAGGCGAATTCTTAAGAATTGCTAACCCAATTATGCCGTTTATCACCGAAAAACTATGGGAAGATTTTGGCGACGGTAAGATGTTACTGGAATCAGAATGGCCAACCTATGGCCGCGCACAAACTGACAGTCAATACGTAGACCGCGAAGCTGTTGAGGAAATGCAATGGCTGGTTAATCTAGTGACAGAGCTGCGTTCACGCCGAAGTGAATTCAATGTGCCACCAAGTGCACCAACCCCATTGAGTTTCTTTGAAGTCACGCAAAAGGTTGAAGATCGCATTCGTCGTCACGAAGTCATTCTTAAGAAACTTGGGAAGATTTCTGAGCTAACAATCACATCGGCGACCCCAACCTTACAAAAGGGAGAAGTTCAGTTTATCGTGGGCGAAACAACTATTGTCCTGCCACTGGCAGGCAGCATCGACATCGAAGCTGAAATGGCTCGCCTTGCAAAAGAGATTGAAGCACAGGCTAAGGAAATTTCAACCCTTGAAACTCGTCTCGGGAATGCCGATTTTATCTCTAAGGCAAAATCAGAAATTATTGATGAGTTTAAAGAACGTCTGGCAACGGCTCAGCAAACAAAGTTAAAAGTTGAACAAGCGCTAAGTCGTTTAGCATAA
- a CDS encoding phosphatidylserine decarboxylase, with amino-acid sequence MASVFAPIHKDGVKFVLIFFIISMLLYALSHTLGVIGFILTAWCVYFFRMPERVTPTREGLIVSPADGMVSLITDVVPPKDYGLGEDKLTRVSIFLNVFDVHVQRTPIAGSIEKIIYHPGKFLNASLDKASEDNERQTIVINNGKVKIACTQIAGLIARRILCQTSEGRSMSIGELYGLIRFGSRVDVYLPKGVVPLVCVGQRMIGGETVMADMQSKETAREGVQS; translated from the coding sequence ATGGCCTCAGTTTTTGCTCCCATTCATAAGGATGGCGTTAAGTTTGTTCTTATTTTCTTTATTATTTCAATGCTGTTGTATGCCTTGTCTCATACGCTTGGTGTCATTGGTTTTATTCTAACCGCGTGGTGTGTTTATTTCTTTCGTATGCCAGAGCGCGTAACGCCGACTCGTGAGGGGTTAATCGTTTCTCCTGCGGATGGTATGGTCAGCTTAATTACGGATGTGGTCCCGCCAAAAGATTATGGTTTGGGTGAAGACAAACTTACTCGGGTTAGTATCTTCTTGAATGTTTTTGATGTTCACGTTCAGCGTACTCCAATTGCTGGATCCATTGAAAAAATTATTTACCACCCCGGTAAGTTCTTGAATGCTTCGTTGGATAAAGCCAGCGAAGACAATGAACGTCAGACAATCGTGATCAATAATGGTAAGGTTAAGATTGCTTGCACACAGATTGCAGGCCTAATTGCCCGTCGTATCCTATGTCAGACATCAGAGGGGCGCTCCATGTCAATTGGTGAGCTTTATGGCCTTATTCGTTTCGGTAGCCGCGTTGATGTTTACTTGCCAAAGGGGGTCGTACCGTTGGTCTGTGTTGGTCAACGCATGATTGGTGGTGAAACTGTTATGGCTGATATGCAATCTAAAGAAACAGCTCGTGAAGGAGTTCAAAGCTAA
- a CDS encoding phosphatidylcholine/phosphatidylserine synthase, producing MTDRKKKPARIENLRRKLPERIRATRDRMSNVNLIMFLPNMTTVMALCMGLSAVRFALQSRWEFAVGAIFLAALFDAMDGRIARMLNATSRFGAELDSLSDFISFGVSPAIVIYLRSLHEWQGAGWLFTLYFAVCLGLRLARFNTISIEGREASGSENFFMGCPAPASAILALIPTMLSIEFSDWSLWSSAWLNAIVLFFVGSLAISVVPMFSFKKVNIDRKFFPLVLVGLTFLAGALFTTPWITLSVVMFAYVLSIPISYRVFTKISSSANHDK from the coding sequence ATGACTGATCGCAAAAAGAAACCAGCACGTATTGAAAACTTAAGACGAAAGCTGCCCGAACGGATTCGGGCAACGCGTGATCGGATGTCTAATGTTAACTTGATTATGTTCCTGCCAAACATGACAACGGTTATGGCATTGTGTATGGGCTTAAGTGCGGTCAGATTTGCTTTGCAATCACGTTGGGAATTTGCCGTTGGTGCAATCTTTCTGGCAGCGTTATTCGATGCAATGGATGGGCGTATTGCACGCATGTTGAATGCAACAAGCCGATTTGGAGCAGAGTTAGATTCGTTATCTGATTTTATTAGCTTTGGTGTTAGTCCGGCTATTGTTATTTACCTTCGATCTCTCCATGAATGGCAAGGAGCAGGGTGGTTATTTACCTTGTACTTTGCCGTGTGTTTGGGATTGCGTCTGGCTCGTTTTAATACCATTAGTATCGAAGGTCGTGAAGCTTCTGGATCTGAGAATTTCTTTATGGGATGCCCGGCACCAGCGTCTGCTATATTGGCTTTGATCCCGACCATGTTAAGTATTGAATTTTCTGATTGGTCATTGTGGTCCTCTGCTTGGTTGAATGCTATTGTTCTGTTTTTTGTCGGGTCTTTAGCGATCAGCGTCGTTCCAATGTTTTCTTTTAAGAAAGTTAATATTGATCGTAAGTTCTTCCCCCTTGTTTTAGTCGGTTTAACATTCCTAGCTGGTGCCTTATTTACAACACCATGGATTACTTTGTCCGTTGTCATGTTCGCTTATGTTCTAAGTATTCCGATTAGCTATCGAGTTTTTACAAAGATTAGTTCGTCTGCCAATCATGATAAATAA
- a CDS encoding zinc-finger domain-containing protein, translated as MTEDIRYVDTKVVNCDGNGSADGLGHPSVYLNVGKEGKVECPYCSRLFIYEGTGDDHH; from the coding sequence ATGACAGAAGATATTCGGTACGTTGATACAAAAGTTGTTAACTGTGATGGCAATGGATCTGCTGATGGTCTGGGGCACCCCAGTGTCTATCTGAACGTCGGGAAAGAGGGGAAGGTTGAGTGTCCTTATTGCAGTCGGCTTTTTATCTATGAGGGGACTGGTGACGATCATCATTAG
- the mltG gene encoding endolytic transglycosylase MltG → MFKKLVIVLFFILSTAMGWLFYGPGGVYTQVTHEKDEAVIIEKGMGMDDVAELLLSKKLISNRYAFYLAAALDRQWGKLKAGEFLIPNHARPTEIVRILCCGKVIVHKITFPEGSTAHEIIDTINKIDLLKGEILHVPAEGFMLPDTYTYVYGDTKQSLVNRMEAAMILVLAETWNKRKTDVPYENSLEALTMASIVEKETGRKDERKRIAGVFTNRLKRGMRLQADPTVIYGITLGKSKLGRKITKNDLKSETIYNTYLIEGLPPRPICCPGKAAIEAALQPMTTKDLFFVANGAGGHNFSSSLGQHNTFVNQYRAAA, encoded by the coding sequence ATGTTCAAGAAACTTGTAATTGTTTTGTTTTTTATTCTTTCTACAGCTATGGGCTGGCTCTTTTATGGCCCAGGCGGCGTCTATACTCAAGTGACCCATGAAAAAGACGAAGCTGTTATCATTGAAAAAGGGATGGGGATGGATGATGTTGCCGAGCTCCTTCTGTCAAAAAAACTGATCAGCAATCGCTACGCATTTTATTTAGCTGCAGCTCTTGATCGACAATGGGGCAAACTTAAGGCCGGTGAATTTTTAATTCCTAACCACGCGCGCCCTACAGAAATTGTTCGTATTTTATGCTGTGGTAAAGTTATTGTTCACAAAATTACCTTTCCTGAAGGCTCAACAGCCCACGAGATTATAGATACAATCAATAAAATAGACCTTTTGAAGGGCGAAATACTCCACGTTCCAGCCGAAGGGTTCATGCTTCCAGATACATATACGTATGTCTATGGTGATACAAAACAAAGTCTCGTCAATCGCATGGAAGCAGCAATGATTCTAGTTTTAGCTGAAACTTGGAACAAACGCAAAACCGACGTGCCCTATGAAAACTCCTTAGAGGCACTCACAATGGCCTCGATTGTTGAAAAAGAAACAGGGCGTAAAGACGAACGTAAACGCATTGCCGGTGTTTTTACGAATCGTCTGAAAAGGGGCATGCGTTTACAAGCTGACCCGACTGTTATTTACGGAATCACCCTTGGCAAAAGCAAACTCGGACGTAAAATTACAAAGAACGATTTAAAATCAGAAACGATTTATAATACGTATTTGATCGAAGGATTACCACCCCGCCCTATTTGTTGCCCCGGCAAAGCAGCCATTGAAGCTGCCCTGCAACCCATGACAACCAAAGATCTATTCTTTGTCGCCAATGGTGCAGGTGGACATAATTTTAGCTCATCCCTAGGGCAACACAATACTTTCGTTAATCAGTACCGCGCTGCGGCTTAA